One stretch of Miscanthus floridulus cultivar M001 chromosome 18, ASM1932011v1, whole genome shotgun sequence DNA includes these proteins:
- the LOC136523076 gene encoding (R)-mandelonitrile lyase-like, which yields MAAIPARLHHHLVVLLLLVPSLTFAQSRAFGGPPPAYARYLVDAAATPAVELYDYIVVGGGTAGCPLAATLAGPGGGRVLLLERGGAPSEFPALATAGGFVRTLAMADPAPESDAPAQGFTSEDGVPNVRARVLGGGTAINAGFYSRAHPEWFRGHAEDAEVTDWDMPLVNASYEWVERLMTFQPAVHGWQAAVRAALLEANVTPWNGFTVDHVTGTKVGATTFDASGRRRSAADLLAFARPSRLRVAVRATVTRIITNPIDPAARRRRSPQPTIAAIGVVYQDRLLDQHQALLRPGGEVILSAGALGSPQLLLLSGIGPATDLSNLGIPVSADIPDAGKHMYDNPRNGISFIPSVPIDHSLIQVVGIPSANGTASYLEAASYIVPLAPELRSSSPFLGSSSPLYVTVATIMEKVPGPLSEGSLWLSSTNPLESPALRFNYLSRPEDLARCILGVRHVAEVLEGRALDGFRSAVGLTNRRGGSVRRDFRIVGTALPVDWRTNDRALANYCQQTVATLWHYHGGCVAGKVVDRNFRVIGARAIRVVDASTFSETPGTNPQATILMMGRYVGLKMIEERHSRRPVIPP from the exons ATGGCCGCCATCCCCGCGCGGCTCCACCACcacctcgtcgtcctcctcctcctcgtgccgTCGCTCACCTTCGCCCAGTCCCGCGCTTTCGGAG GGCCGCCGCCGGCGTACGCGCGGTACCTGGTCGATGCGGCGGCGACGCCGGCGGTGGAGCTGTACGACTACATCGTCGTGGGCGGCGGCACGGCGGGCTGCCCGCTCGCGGCCACGCTGGCGGGGCCCGGAGGCGGGCGGGTGCTCCTGCTCGAGCGCGGCGGCGCGCCCAGCGAGTTCCCCGCGCTCGCCACGGCGGGCGGGTTCGTGAGGACGCTCGCCATGGCGGACCCGGCCCCGGAGTCCGATGCgccggcgcaggggttcacgtcgGAGGACGGCGTCCCTAACGTGCGCGCGCGCGTGCTCGGCGGCGGCACGGCCATCAACGCCGGGTTCTACTCGCGCGCGCACCCGGAATGGTTTCGCGGCCACGCCGAG GATGCTGAGGTGACCGATTGGGATATGCCGCTGGTGAATGCGTCATATGAGTGGGTGGAGAGGCTGATGACGTTCCAGCCGGCGGTGCATGGGTGGCAGGCGGCGGTGAGGGCGGCGCTGCTGGAAGCAAATGTGACGCCGTGGAACGGCTTCACGGTGGACCATGTCACTGGCACAAAGGTCGGCGCCACGACCTTTGATGCATCAGGTCGACGGCGCAGCGCTGCGGACCTCCTTGCGTTTGCCCGTCCTAGCCGTCTCCGGGTTGCCGTCCGTGCTACAGTTACTCGCATCATCACCAACCCGATTGACCCTG CTGCGCGCCGTCGAAGGTCTCCACAACCAACAATTGCAGCAATTGGTGTTGTTTACCAGGACCGTCTCCTCGATCAGCACCAAGCCCTCCTGCGCCCAGGTGGGGAGGTTATACTTTCAGCAGGCGCCCTGGGGAGTCCCCAATTGCTGCTGCTCAGTGGCATTGGCCCTGCTACTGATCTTTCCAACCTCGGTATCCCTGTTTCTGCTGACATCCCCGATGCCGGCAAACATATGTACGACAACCCTCGCAATGGCATCTCCTTCATCCCGTCAGTTCCTATTGATCACTCTCTTATTCAGGTCGTTGGCATCCCGTCAGCTAATGGAACTGCCTCATACCTTGAGGCAGCATCATACATTGTCCCACTTGCTCCAGAGTTGAGGTCTTCTAGTCCTTTCCTTGGCTCGTCTTCTCCACTCTATGTTACTGTTGCAACTATCATGGAAAAGGTTCCTGGACCATTATCTGAAGGTTCACTATGGCTTTCATCAACGAATCCATTGGAGAGTCCTGCTCTGCGCTTCAACTACTTGAGCCGTCCTGAGGACTTGGCACGATGTATCCTGGGTGTGCGTCATGTGGCAGAAGTGCTTGAGGGCAGAGCATTGGACGGATTTCGTTCAGCAGTTGGATTGACGAATAGAAGAGGAGGGTCTGTTAGGAGGGACTTCAGGATTGTTGGGACAGCACTGCCAGTTGACTGGAGAACAAACGATAGAGCTCTAGCAAACTACTGCCAGCAGACTGTGGCAACGTTATGGCATTATCATGGAGGGTGTGTCGCTGGGAAGGTGGTTGATAGGAATTTCCGGGTAATTGGTGCCCGTGCAATTCGTGTGGTGGATGCATCAACGTTCAGTGAGACACCTGGGACAAATCCTCAGGCTACAATCTTGATGATGGGCAG GTATGTGGGGCTGAAGATGATTGAGGAGAGACACAGTAGAAGGCCGGTTATACCGCCATAG